The proteins below come from a single Asanoa ferruginea genomic window:
- a CDS encoding IS30 family transposase, which yields MCWWRWVWHRGCLWRSGSRSGWVGRESIRSIARRLGRAPSTVLREAGRFERYGQRYLPSVADYAAWLRHRRPKRPAKLVVNTELRAAVLAGLRRRYSPRQLAARLWVDYPNRSEMWVSHETIYQAIYLQARGNLRAELTRQMALRSGRAARRPRPVAGGAVRSNRAWLGLNISARPAEVADRAVPGHWEGDLLEGTRRRGSGGSAIATLVERHTRFVILVGLPDGKVSEHVVARLTAAMGWLPERLRASLTWDQGSEMALHARFSVATGCPVYFCDPHSPWQRGSNENTNGLLRQYFPKGIFDFTTIDQAGLDAVADELNDRPRMTLGWAKPSEKMAQLLGVATTG from the coding sequence TTGTGTTGGTGGAGGTGGGTATGGCATCGCGGTTGTCTATGGCGGAGCGGGAGCAGATCGGGTTGGGTCGGGCGTGAGTCGATTCGCTCGATCGCTCGTCGGTTGGGTCGGGCGCCGTCGACGGTCTTGCGGGAGGCGGGCCGGTTCGAGCGGTATGGGCAGCGGTATCTGCCGTCGGTGGCCGATTATGCGGCGTGGTTGCGGCATCGGCGGCCGAAGCGGCCTGCGAAGCTGGTCGTCAACACCGAGCTGCGGGCCGCGGTGCTCGCAGGGTTGCGGCGGCGGTACTCGCCGCGGCAGTTGGCGGCCCGGCTGTGGGTCGACTATCCGAACCGGTCGGAGATGTGGGTGTCTCACGAGACGATCTATCAGGCGATCTATCTGCAGGCCCGCGGGAACCTGCGGGCGGAGCTGACCCGGCAGATGGCGTTGCGGTCGGGTCGGGCGGCTCGTCGGCCGCGTCCGGTTGCGGGTGGGGCGGTGCGGTCGAACCGGGCGTGGCTGGGGTTGAACATCTCCGCCCGTCCGGCGGAGGTTGCGGACCGGGCGGTGCCCGGCCATTGGGAGGGTGACCTGCTTGAGGGGACCCGCCGGCGCGGGTCGGGTGGGTCGGCGATCGCGACGTTGGTGGAGCGGCATACCCGGTTTGTGATCCTGGTCGGCCTGCCGGATGGGAAGGTCTCCGAGCATGTCGTGGCCCGGCTGACCGCGGCGATGGGCTGGCTCCCGGAACGGCTCCGGGCCTCGTTGACCTGGGACCAGGGCAGCGAAATGGCGTTACACGCCCGGTTCAGCGTCGCGACGGGTTGCCCGGTCTACTTCTGCGACCCGCACAGCCCCTGGCAGCGCGGTAGCAACGAGAACACCAATGGTCTGCTGCGGCAGTACTTCCCGAAAGGGATCTTCGACTTCACCACCATCGACCAGGCCGGTCTGGACGCTGTCGCTGACGAGCTCAACGACCGACCCCGGATGACCCTGGGGTGGGCCAAGCCGAGTGAGAAGATGGCCCAACTACTCGGTGTTGCAACCACTGGTTGA
- a CDS encoding class I SAM-dependent methyltransferase, with product MTTPQTPPLAPRAALRWNVVSRVVSGLRPTTILELGCGQGAMGTRLARMGTYLAAEPDDKSFETAQARITPLGGTVIHGDHNKIPEGSTYDVVCAFEVLEHIADDAAALAGWLPLVKPGGHLVLSVPSEPHRFGPWDELVGHYRRYDAAGLTARLTEAGAVDIKMIHYGWPLGYLLDSVRDRLAGGKTAEGDTAEERTSGSGRILQPSGAAAGAAIKLAVSPFIGLQRMRTGKGPGLVAVAQRPA from the coding sequence ATGACAACGCCGCAGACCCCGCCCCTCGCCCCCCGGGCCGCGCTGCGCTGGAACGTCGTGAGCCGGGTAGTTTCCGGCCTGCGCCCGACGACCATCCTCGAGCTCGGCTGCGGGCAGGGCGCGATGGGCACCCGGCTGGCGCGGATGGGCACCTACCTGGCGGCGGAGCCCGACGACAAGAGCTTCGAGACCGCGCAGGCCCGGATCACGCCGCTGGGCGGCACGGTCATCCACGGCGACCACAACAAGATCCCCGAGGGCTCGACGTACGACGTGGTGTGCGCCTTCGAGGTCCTCGAGCACATCGCCGACGACGCGGCCGCGCTGGCCGGCTGGCTGCCGCTGGTCAAGCCCGGCGGGCACCTGGTGCTGTCGGTCCCGTCGGAGCCGCACCGCTTCGGCCCGTGGGACGAGCTGGTCGGCCACTACCGCCGCTACGACGCTGCCGGGCTGACCGCCCGCTTGACCGAAGCCGGCGCGGTCGACATCAAGATGATCCACTACGGCTGGCCGCTGGGCTATCTGCTCGACTCGGTCCGCGACCGGCTGGCCGGCGGCAAGACCGCCGAGGGCGACACGGCCGAGGAGCGCACCTCGGGCTCGGGCCGCATCCTCCAGCCGAGCGGCGCCGCGGCTGGCGCCGCGATCAAGCTCGCTGTGTCACCCTTCATCGGCCTCCAGCGCATGCGCACTGGTAAGGGCCCAGGCCTGGTCGCCGTCGCGCAACGCCCGGCCTGA
- a CDS encoding glycosyltransferase, whose amino-acid sequence MRWLAFGTYDVHRHPRVGVLIEGLRAAGDEVVEVNVPLELDTAGRVAMLRQPWRLPKLAWLLARCWTLLAVRSRRAGAADAVLVGYLGHFDVRLARRLFRSRTPIVLDHLVSAAGTARDRSLTAGGGGLKSKLMRWIDRGALRSADVVVVDTDEHLAALPADAAPRGVVALVGAGQQWFAAGAARPATRPDGPLKVVFVGLFTPLHGTEYLGAALADLAADDRIEVTMVGKGQDYDACRAAAAANPRVTWVDWVTAAELPALVAAHDVSLGIFGTTEKAQNVVPTKVFQGAAAACAIVTSDTAPQRRTLGDDALFVPPGDAPALTATLRALADDPALLAAYQRKAAARAAAEFAAATVVEPIRAKVARTSPIPPAMQETR is encoded by the coding sequence GTGCGTTGGCTCGCTTTCGGAACCTACGACGTGCACCGACACCCCCGGGTGGGCGTCCTGATCGAGGGCCTCCGGGCCGCCGGTGACGAAGTGGTCGAGGTTAACGTCCCGCTCGAGCTCGACACGGCGGGACGCGTCGCCATGCTGCGCCAACCCTGGCGGCTGCCCAAGCTGGCCTGGCTGCTGGCGCGCTGCTGGACCCTGCTCGCGGTGCGGTCCCGCCGGGCCGGCGCCGCGGACGCGGTCCTGGTCGGCTATCTCGGGCATTTCGACGTGCGCCTGGCCCGCCGGCTGTTCCGCAGCCGCACGCCGATCGTGCTCGACCACCTGGTCTCCGCGGCCGGCACCGCTCGCGACCGCAGCCTGACCGCGGGCGGCGGCGGGCTCAAGTCGAAGCTGATGCGCTGGATCGACCGGGGCGCGCTGCGCTCCGCCGATGTGGTCGTGGTCGACACCGACGAGCACCTGGCGGCGCTGCCCGCCGACGCCGCGCCGCGCGGGGTGGTCGCCCTGGTCGGCGCGGGCCAGCAGTGGTTCGCGGCCGGCGCCGCGCGGCCCGCCACCCGGCCCGACGGCCCGCTCAAGGTGGTCTTCGTCGGGCTGTTCACGCCGCTGCACGGCACCGAATATCTCGGCGCCGCGCTGGCCGACCTGGCCGCCGACGACCGCATCGAAGTGACGATGGTCGGCAAGGGCCAGGACTACGACGCCTGCCGCGCGGCCGCCGCCGCAAACCCCCGGGTCACCTGGGTCGACTGGGTCACCGCCGCCGAATTGCCCGCGCTGGTCGCCGCGCACGACGTCTCGCTCGGCATCTTCGGCACCACCGAGAAGGCCCAGAACGTGGTGCCGACCAAGGTCTTCCAGGGCGCCGCGGCCGCGTGCGCGATCGTCACCTCCGACACCGCGCCGCAGCGCCGCACCCTCGGCGACGACGCGCTGTTCGTACCCCCGGGTGATGCTCCTGCCCTGACCGCGACGCTGCGTGCGCTCGCCGACGACCCGGCGCTGCTCGCGGCCTACCAGCGTAAAGCCGCGGCGCGCGCGGCCGCGGAGTTCGCCGCCGCCACGGTTGTCGAGCCGATCCGCGCGAAAGTCGCCCGCACGTCCCCCATACCCCCCGCTATGCAGGAGACCCGATGA
- a CDS encoding lysylphosphatidylglycerol synthase transmembrane domain-containing protein has product MSAPASPPAPPLAPPRAKKRKSVLRRVAEIVITVAFVGYVAWSVSKRWSEVQGVIGDLSVSAIALSLVGSLAAVWCSFLGWRVLLADFGSHVPLTGAMRIFFVGQLGKYLPGKVWPVLTQMRLGKAYQVPGRSSAAAVLITMFITLGTGLLLTAVVLPLLGGEAWHKYWWTLFTVPIALVVLLPPVLNRLLALAMRLARREAMPKPLSAKGIGLAVFWAIATWLCYGAHLWALLLDFGAGGSDLIIRSVAAFAGAWSIGFLLAIAPAGLGPRETALVVLLAGSVSEPVALVAALVSRLLMTVADLAWPAIALLTDRKRKRPIVNAPDIDTVPDPTPAASTAVASE; this is encoded by the coding sequence GTGTCAGCTCCCGCGTCGCCCCCGGCGCCGCCCCTAGCGCCGCCCCGGGCGAAGAAGCGCAAGTCGGTGCTGCGCCGGGTTGCCGAGATCGTCATCACGGTGGCGTTCGTCGGCTACGTGGCCTGGTCGGTGAGCAAGCGCTGGTCCGAGGTGCAGGGCGTGATCGGCGACCTGTCTGTATCGGCGATCGCGCTCTCCCTGGTCGGCTCCCTGGCCGCGGTCTGGTGCTCGTTCCTGGGCTGGCGGGTGCTGCTCGCCGACTTCGGCAGCCACGTGCCGCTCACCGGCGCGATGCGGATCTTCTTCGTCGGCCAGCTCGGCAAATACCTGCCCGGCAAGGTCTGGCCGGTGCTGACCCAGATGCGGCTCGGCAAGGCCTACCAGGTGCCCGGCCGGTCGTCGGCCGCCGCTGTGCTGATCACCATGTTCATCACGCTCGGCACCGGCCTACTGCTGACCGCGGTGGTGCTGCCGCTGCTCGGCGGCGAGGCCTGGCACAAATACTGGTGGACGCTGTTCACCGTGCCGATCGCCCTCGTGGTGCTGCTGCCACCGGTGCTCAACCGGCTGCTGGCGCTGGCCATGCGGCTGGCCCGCCGGGAGGCGATGCCCAAGCCGCTGTCGGCCAAGGGGATCGGCCTGGCGGTCTTCTGGGCGATCGCCACCTGGCTCTGCTACGGCGCACACCTGTGGGCGCTGCTGCTCGACTTCGGCGCCGGCGGCTCCGATCTGATCATCCGCTCGGTGGCCGCGTTCGCCGGTGCCTGGTCGATCGGCTTCCTGCTGGCGATCGCCCCGGCCGGCCTCGGCCCCCGCGAGACCGCGCTGGTAGTGCTCCTGGCCGGTTCGGTGAGCGAGCCGGTCGCGCTGGTCGCCGCGCTCGTCTCGCGGCTGCTGATGACCGTCGCCGACCTCGCCTGGCCGGCGATCGCACTGCTCACCGACCGCAAGCGTAAGCGGCCGATCGTCAACGCGCCCGACATCGACACGGTGCCCGACCCCACGCCGGCGGCATCGACCGCGGTCGCGAGCGAATAG
- a CDS encoding ABC-F family ATP-binding cassette domain-containing protein — MGYIDVAGVAHVLPDGRELFADVSFRVGEGAKVALVGPNGAGKTTLLRMIAGDLPVRTGVVARSGGLGVMRQFIGMVGDETTLQELVLSLAAPPLRAAGERLTTAEAAMHTAEIRGKYSTAAGKAQVAYADALAAWGEAGGYDAEVLFDTVTTIVLGKTWEASKHRPVRTLSGGQQKRVALELLLRGADEVLLLDEPDNFLDVPGKRWLESRLRESDKSVLYVSHDRELLAQTAGRVVAVEGGSAWIHPGGFASWHEARVTRHEKLEEDGRRWEEEHQKLREQMLMYKQKAAYNSDMASRYRAAQTRLRKFEEAGPPPTPPRDQDIRMRLAGGRTGKRAVICEALEMDGLTFPFDLELWYGDRLAVLGANGTGKSHFLRLLARGGTDPDPANLPVDGGEKLAAVAHSGVARLGARVRPGHFSQTHDRPELMGRTLVEILWRGDEHRTGMDRHQAMKVLGRYELAGQGDQKFGTLSGGQQARFLVVLLELSGCTLLLLDEPTDNLDLASAEALEQGLAAFEGTVIAVTHDRWFTRSFDRFIRFAGDGEVTETPEPVWGDE, encoded by the coding sequence GTGGGTTACATCGATGTGGCGGGCGTGGCGCATGTCCTGCCGGACGGCCGTGAGCTGTTCGCCGACGTCTCGTTCCGGGTCGGCGAGGGCGCCAAGGTGGCGCTCGTCGGGCCCAACGGCGCCGGCAAGACCACTCTGCTGCGGATGATCGCCGGCGACCTGCCGGTGCGCACCGGGGTGGTCGCCCGGTCCGGTGGGCTCGGCGTCATGCGCCAGTTCATCGGCATGGTCGGTGACGAGACCACGCTCCAGGAGCTGGTGCTCTCGCTCGCCGCGCCGCCGCTGCGGGCCGCGGGTGAGCGGCTGACCACCGCCGAGGCGGCCATGCACACCGCGGAGATACGCGGCAAATACAGCACCGCGGCCGGCAAGGCTCAGGTGGCCTACGCCGACGCGCTCGCCGCCTGGGGCGAGGCCGGCGGCTATGACGCAGAGGTGCTGTTCGACACCGTCACGACGATCGTGCTGGGCAAGACGTGGGAAGCGAGCAAGCACCGGCCGGTGCGCACGCTCTCCGGCGGCCAGCAGAAACGGGTCGCGCTGGAGCTGCTGCTCCGCGGCGCCGACGAGGTGCTGCTGCTCGACGAGCCCGACAACTTCCTCGACGTGCCCGGCAAGCGCTGGCTGGAGTCGCGGCTGCGCGAGTCCGACAAGTCGGTGCTCTACGTCTCCCACGACCGCGAGCTGCTCGCACAGACCGCCGGCCGGGTGGTCGCGGTCGAGGGCGGCAGTGCCTGGATCCATCCGGGCGGCTTCGCGTCGTGGCACGAGGCCCGGGTGACCCGGCACGAGAAGCTCGAGGAAGACGGCCGGCGCTGGGAGGAAGAACATCAGAAGCTGCGCGAGCAGATGCTGATGTATAAGCAGAAGGCCGCTTACAACTCCGACATGGCATCGCGCTACCGGGCGGCGCAGACCCGGCTGCGCAAGTTCGAAGAGGCCGGCCCGCCGCCGACCCCGCCGCGCGACCAGGACATCCGGATGCGGCTGGCCGGCGGGCGCACCGGCAAGCGGGCGGTGATCTGCGAGGCGCTGGAGATGGACGGGCTGACCTTCCCGTTCGACCTGGAGCTCTGGTATGGCGACCGGCTCGCCGTGCTCGGCGCCAACGGCACCGGCAAGTCACACTTCCTGCGGCTGCTGGCCCGCGGCGGCACCGACCCCGACCCGGCCAATCTGCCGGTCGACGGCGGCGAGAAGCTGGCGGCGGTCGCGCACAGCGGCGTCGCCCGGCTCGGCGCCCGGGTCCGGCCCGGGCACTTCTCACAGACTCACGACCGGCCCGAGCTGATGGGGCGCACTCTGGTCGAGATCCTCTGGCGCGGCGACGAGCACCGCACCGGGATGGACCGGCACCAGGCGATGAAGGTGCTGGGCCGCTACGAGCTGGCCGGCCAGGGCGACCAGAAGTTCGGCACCCTCTCCGGCGGCCAGCAGGCCCGCTTCCTGGTGGTGCTGCTGGAGCTGTCCGGCTGCACGCTGCTGCTGCTCGACGAGCCGACCGACAACCTCGACCTGGCCTCGGCCGAGGCGCTGGAGCAGGGCCTGGCGGCCTTCGAGGGCACCGTCATCGCGGTCACCCACGACCGCTGGTTCACCAGGTCGTTCGACCGGTTCATCCGGTTCGCCGGCGATGGCGAGGTCACCGAGACCCCGGAGCCGGTCTGGGGCGATGAGTAA